GCGCTTCCACATGGCACGAGCGTTTGAATCAGCCACAGGCCAGTCCGTCATGCGTTACGTACGCTCGCGACGCCTCACCGAAGCCGCGCGTGCCTTGGCCAACGGCGCGCCCGACATCCTCTCGGTCGCACTCGACGCTGGTTACAACTCTCACGAGGCGTTCACCCGCGCATTCTGCCAACAGTTCGGCCTCACCCCGCAGGTCGTCCGCGTGCAGAAAAACCTCAACGACCTCAACCTCACGGAGCCGCTCAATATGAACAACGCACCCACAATCACCGTCGAACCTACTCGCTTTGAACTCAGCCTTCCCATGTTAATCGCGGGACTCGGCGACCGCTTCACCGTTGAAAACCACTCAGGCATCCCGTCGCTATGGCAGCGCTTCGGCCCACACATCGGCCATGTCCCCGGCCAGGTCGGAGGCAAGGCCT
This is a stretch of genomic DNA from Edaphobacter acidisoli. It encodes these proteins:
- a CDS encoding AraC family transcriptional regulator encodes the protein MYLAGKALWFIESHYGSPITLDDIAAHSGVSRFHMARAFESATGQSVMRYVRSRRLTEAARALANGAPDILSVALDAGYNSHEAFTRAFCQQFGLTPQVVRVQKNLNDLNLTEPLNMNNAPTITVEPTRFELSLPMLIAGLGDRFTVENHSGIPSLWQRFGPHIGHVPGQVGGKAYGIVHNFDEDGNFDYIAGVEVSDFNRIPSDFQRIRIPEQRYAVFTHRDHVSTIGQTCSAIWNSWLPQSGHQVADAPTIELYGEDFNPATGTGLIEVWFPVKA